The following are from one region of the Streptomyces sp. L2 genome:
- a CDS encoding adenylyltransferase/cytidyltransferase family protein codes for MPQIVGYAPGVYDLFHVGHLNILRHARSQCDYLVAGVVSDEMAELAKGRTPLVPLVERLEIVRSVRFVNAAFVETVPDKLQTWKQVRFDVIFKGDDWRGTPKGDRLEHDFATVGVEVVYFPYTVHTSSTQLRRALDALTAQRPVPGTTSP; via the coding sequence ATGCCGCAGATCGTGGGCTACGCGCCGGGGGTCTACGACCTCTTCCACGTCGGTCACCTCAACATCCTCAGACACGCCCGCAGCCAGTGCGACTACCTGGTGGCCGGCGTCGTCTCCGACGAGATGGCGGAACTGGCCAAGGGCCGTACACCGCTGGTCCCGCTGGTAGAACGTCTGGAGATCGTACGCAGCGTCCGCTTCGTCAATGCGGCGTTCGTGGAGACCGTGCCGGACAAGCTCCAGACGTGGAAGCAGGTCCGTTTCGACGTGATCTTCAAGGGCGACGACTGGCGCGGCACGCCCAAGGGCGACCGGCTTGAACATGACTTCGCGACCGTCGGCGTCGAGGTCGTCTATTTCCCCTACACCGTTCACACGTCCAGCACCCAGTTACGCCGGGCGCTCGACGCGCTCACCGCACAGCGGCCAGTTCCCGGTACCACTTCACCATGA
- a CDS encoding CDP-alcohol phosphatidyltransferase family protein has protein sequence MALGTALRTLRNAQKTAKGVSFYSRCINRPLGRVLAAVAYRMGLTPNQVTGISGLFTFSAVASIACARPSWRLACAVYAALAIGFAFDSADGQLARLRGESSAAGEWLDHVVDCAKITGLHAAVLVSFYRFFDLPGRGWLLLPLAFQSVAMLIFFGGLLTDHLKPKAAAGNTDAPLAGPSPLRALALLPVDYGVFCTVFMLLGNQRAFLAGYAALFAVHTVFLAAFMVKWYRELAAVR, from the coding sequence ATGGCATTAGGTACGGCGCTTCGCACGTTACGCAATGCGCAGAAGACAGCGAAGGGCGTCTCGTTTTACTCACGTTGCATCAACCGCCCGCTGGGCAGGGTTCTGGCAGCAGTCGCTTACCGGATGGGGCTGACACCCAACCAAGTCACAGGAATAAGTGGCCTATTCACCTTCTCGGCCGTAGCCTCGATCGCGTGTGCGCGGCCGTCGTGGCGCCTGGCATGCGCCGTGTACGCGGCGCTCGCGATCGGCTTCGCCTTCGACTCGGCGGATGGCCAGCTCGCGCGGCTGCGCGGCGAGAGCAGTGCGGCTGGGGAGTGGCTGGACCATGTTGTGGACTGCGCGAAGATCACCGGTCTGCACGCCGCGGTGCTCGTGTCGTTCTACCGGTTCTTCGATCTGCCCGGCCGCGGCTGGCTGCTGCTGCCTCTGGCCTTCCAGTCCGTGGCCATGCTGATCTTTTTCGGCGGGCTGCTCACCGACCACCTCAAGCCGAAGGCCGCCGCGGGGAACACTGACGCTCCGCTTGCCGGGCCCTCCCCTCTGCGCGCACTGGCGCTCCTGCCAGTGGACTACGGGGTGTTCTGCACCGTCTTCATGCTCCTGGGCAACCAGCGAGCCTTCCTCGCCGGGTACGCCGCGCTGTTCGCCGTCCACACGGTCTTTCTGGCCGCCTTCATGGTGAAGTGGTACCGGGAACTGGCCGCTGTGCGGTGA